Proteins co-encoded in one Drosophila biarmipes strain raj3 unplaced genomic scaffold, RU_DBia_V1.1 ptg000017l, whole genome shotgun sequence genomic window:
- the LOC108024891 gene encoding rabankyrin-5 isoform X3 has protein sequence MIKWLPQLVNSFSENGFLPLQMALSAKSYKIAQTLVKNGMANINAVDIEGLPLLIAALKNNDVFSAHFLLDQNCLVDLSSKTSSDTALHVICNYKEFKNSSNNAADILNIGIKILEKNPNVNIKNLKGETPLHIAIIRQNLQMVDLLLKVPNIDINLRTFDEKSALELCLSLDDQDFKTASMLINMGAQPNAIKTKTGDSLLQVFAMDGYRGEKAAIFLADYTNLDHFNLRGLTALHIASLNNLPNLVKKLVVNGASCNLQSIDAGLKSALHIAVEANAVEALEAFVHLKNNLSYVIDFNSKDINGDSPLSLALNKTSLVPILIRGGSDVNAKNKNNLTLLHQSIKNRDSDTCLFLLEQGADFTAVTDDQDSVLDLSIKYDLPRVVDALCTRGVALASEKSGVSPLWTALELGFEDVANILVQHGVDTDSWDKGPEECQQTLLHRAIDESKESIAIFLIQNQCDLDSSRQLGPNGEGGHEAQQKASPLHLCCQCGLTKVLQTLIDHGANVNVVDSKNKSPLHIAIENQHEEIISILLCHPDIDLKLRDMSGNTPFAAALSIRNDKAAQRILVRFPTAAEQMDSRGRSFLHLAIMKDDLESVLFLLAIQVDVNSRVHDVNQSTPLHLAAASHNEMITRNLILAGARMNERDAVQKLPLHIAIERGNLPAVSALIQNNADFDATDADGNNALHIAVRYSQLFIVRELLTESRVNAEATNLKGRNPMHELCRIVEDNTAALICELFLECMPKYPINMPDMDGNTPLLLSFMRGQSPLCKILVKAGACLGTENREGMNIFNFKLATDQLLHKLLDLLPQESPWAECDLCQECTTRFTLTMRKHHCRHCGRVLCSKCSSNDVPIIKFGINKPVRVCGVCFNVLQCGNGLIS, from the exons CTCCCACAACtagttaatagtttttctGAAAATGGTTTTTTGCCTCTTCAGATGGCTTTATCAGCAAAAAGTTACAAAATCGCGCAGACTCTGGTAAAAAACGGAATGGCAAATATAAATGCTGTTGATATAGAG GGATTACCACTCCTAATTgctgctttaaaaaataatgacgTTTTTTCAGCACATTTTCTTTTGGATCAAAATTGCCTTGTAGACCTTTCATCTAA aaCATCATCGGATACTGCATTACACGTTATTTGTAACTataaggaatttaaaaatagttctAACAATGCCGcagatatattaaatattgggATAaagattttagaaaaaaatcctaacgtaaacataaaaaacCTTAAAGGAGAAACGCCTTTGCATATAGCAATTATCAGACAAAATTTACAAATGGTGGATCTTTTGCTTAAAGTGCCAAATATTGATATTAACTTGCGCACTTTTGACGAAAAGAGTGCTTTGGAGCTTTGTCTATCATTGGATGATCAAGACTTTAAGACGGCGTCAATGCTAATTAATATGGGTGCACAACCAAATGCCATAAAGACAAAAACGGGTGACAGCCTATTACAGGTTTTTGCAATGGACGGATATCGTGGGGAGAAGGCCGCAATTTTTTTGGCAGATTATACCAATCTCGATCATTTTAATTTACGTGGGCTAACAGCATTACATATTGCATCTTTGAATAACTTGCCAAACCTAGTAAAAAAGTTGGTTGTTAATGGTGCTTCGTGCAATTTACAATCCATTGACGCCGGTTTAAAGTCAGCTTTGCACATTGCAGTTGAAGCTAATGCTGTTGAAGCCTTAGAAGCTTTTGTTCACTTAAAAAACAATCTGAGCTATGTTATTGATTTCAATTCTAAAGATATAAATGGAGACTCCCCGCTAAGCTTGGCTCTCAATAAAACTAGCCTGGTTCCAATTCTTATAAGAGGCGGTTCAGATGTTAACGcgaagaataaaaataatttgacaCTGTTGCACCAATCAATAAAGAATAGAGATAGTGACACATGCTTATTTTTACTAGAGCAGGGAGCAGACTTTACTGCTGTTACAG ATGATCAGGATTCTGTTTTGGACTTATCCATCAAATACGATCTTCCTAGAGTTGTAGATGCTCTTTGCACAAGAGGAGTCGCACTAGCATCTGAGAAAAGTGGAGTCTCACCATTATGGACTGCTTTAGAATTGGGATTTGAAGATGTGGCTAATATACTTGTTCAACACGGTGTTGATACTGACAGTTGGGATAAAGGACCAGAGGAATGCCAACAAACGCTTTTACATCGTGCTATAGACGAAAGCAAAGAATCAATAGCTATATTTCTAATTCAAAACCAATGCGATTTAGATTCTTCACGTCAGCTAGGTCCCAATGGGGAGGGTGGCCATGAAGCCCAGCAAAAGGCATCACCGTTGCACTTATGTTGTCAATGTGGCTTGACCAAAGTCCTCCAGACTTTAATTGATCATGGTGCTAATGTTAACGTTGTAGACTCTAAAAACAAATCACCACTCCATATAGCTATTGAAAACCAACATGAAGAGATTATATCGATTCTTCTTTGTCACCCTGATATAGACTTAAAACTACGTGATATGTCTGGAAACACGCCGTTTGCAGCCGCTTTGAGCATTCGTAACGACAAGGCCGCTCAACGCATTTTAGTTAGATTCCCCACAGCAGCAGAGCAAATGGACTCGCGCGGTCGAAGCTTTTTGCATTTGGCAATTATGAAAGACGATTTGGaaagtgttttgtttttgctagCTATTCAGGTAGATGTCAACTCGCGGGTACATGACGTCAATCAGTCTACGCCCTTACATCTGGCAGCAGCATCTCATAATGAAATGATTAccagaaatcttattttagcCGGAGCCCGTATGAATGAGCGGGATGCCGTCCAAAAACTGCCTCTTCATATTGCCATTGAACGCGGGAATCTACCTGCGGTTTCTGCTTTGATTCAAAACAATGCCGACTTTGACGCAACGGATGCTGACGGCAATAATGCTTTACACATTGCAGTACGATATAGCCAGTTGTTTATTGTACGTGAATTATTAACTGAATCTAGAGTGAATGCAGAagcaacaaatttaaaaggtcgAAATCCTATGCACGAATTGTGTCGGATTGTGGAGGATAATACGGCAGCACTTATTTGTGAGTTATTTCTTGAGTGTATGCCAAAATATCCAATTAACATGCCCGATATGGATGGTAATACTCCTCTTTTGCTTTCATTTATGAGAGGGCAATCCCCTCTTTGTAAAATACTGGTCAAGGCAGGGGCTTGCCTTGGCACTGAAAACAGAGAAggaatgaatatttttaatttcaagctAGCCACGGATCAATTACTTCACAAATTATTGGACCTTTTACCACAGGAATCACCGTGGGCAGAATGTGACTTATGCCAGGAGTGTACCACTAGGTTTACTCTTACGATGAGAAAACACCATTG CCGACATTGTGGACGCGTGCTTTGCTCCAAATGTTCCAGTAACGATGTACCTATTATAAAATTCGGAATTAACAAACCTGTTCGAGTTTGTGGTGTTTGCTTCAATGTCCTGCAATGCGGAAACGGATTAATTTCATAG